TAAGTTGCATATTGTAGAAGAAGAAATGCAATACAATTTTTAACAAAAAAATTCATAATAATAACTCCTTAAATAATTTAGAATATGACAATAAAAATATAAATATTAATATATTAATTTAAAATATATATAATTATTTACAAATTTTTAGAAGAAATATAATTTAATATTAATTAAAAACAACTTATTTATATTTTGATCATGATCACTATTTGATTATAACAGTTGATTAATTAAAAACAGATTTAATCTGTTCAGTAAGAAAAATACTAATTTATTTTTAATAAATCAATATCAATTTATGAGCTTTAGAATTAATATCAATAAATTCTTATGATTATAAAATTTAAAATAATTTTAATTTTCTTTATTAGTAATAATTTTATTTTTTATCACCTTTTTTAAATGTTTATTAGAATTTAAAAATAAGCAATAAATTTAAATTTTTAAAATAAATATATTTAAAAAATTAATGATACTAAATTTTTGTATCTTAGTTATCTTATAAAATTTAATTTTTTATACATTTTTGATATATTTTAAAATTTAGCTCTTGGGACATTTTTTGATATAATTTAAAGAAATACATATTTTATTTACGAATAAGATATTTAGAATTAATATAAAATTAAATTATTTATTAACAAAGATATTTTTTAATTTTTAGAATATGTTTTAGAATAATTTTAATTGATAATTATTAATTTTATTTAAAAAGAAATAATTTTTTATAATATCTAAATTTATAAAAATTTAATTTAATTTTGATTATCAAAATAAATAGCATATTTTCGAATTTTGCTAAAATAATTAACAAATAATTTATTTAATTAAATTTTGCAAACCAATGATAGCCTCATCTTTGCCTGAACTAAAATTTGGCAGTGTTTTAATATTTGCAAGTAATACATTTAGGCTAATAGACGAATGAAATTTTCTGTTTAAATGCTGAAGTGAATGTAAATAATTTGGATTAGTTATATCATCGCTGTAATCTTCAGGTTTAATAAGCCAATGCAAAGTTACAATTGCTCTTTTTTCTATCGTGTCAATTACTAATGAATAAAATGCAAAATTAATATTAGGTGCATTGGCTAGTCCCATATGTGCATTGTCAGGTGATATCAAATTGTCATGCAAATTTACATTAAAAGGTATTAATTTATCCTCTTGAATGTGTTTTGACAGAGGTATTTTTTTTGTAATTGAATAGACAGAGATATAAAGATCTCTATTAAACAAAGATCCATATACATCTGGTATATTTGGATACGCCCAATTGTGAACCCTCAGAACATCAAGTGGGATAGCATGTGGGTTGATTGAATCCATTTTTGTTTGAACAAAAATAAATAAGTCTAAATTTTTTAAATCTTTTGATATTATTTCTTGTTTGATTTTATCTGGAATATTATTGCGAAATTCTTTTGAAAGTTCAAGGCAGTAAATATCAGAACCTCCATTTGGTGAATGATATAAAGCTATTCTTGGTGTTGGACAACGCTTACCTGTATTTAAACGCTTAGCATCAATATTAATTATTTTATCATTAAAACTAGGTATTTTGCTTAGGATTGGTGAATTTAAAAATAAATTTTTTCTAGTGAGCAATTCTGATTCTGAAATTCCAAGTTCAAATAAATGTAAAGAATTTGTCTGAGATCTGCTTTTACTACCATTGTCTGAATGGTTTTTTTGGCAGCTTATAAAAATAATCTGAATATATAGAACTAATAATAATTTCTGCATTTCTGTAATTTTTCTCCTAAGAAAGAAAAGAGATAAAGATATATCGCTCATTTTAATAGTCATCCTTAGCAAAATGACATTTACATTTTATTTGAGCATATCTTTTTATATAAGTATTTGATAATAAATATAAAATAAATAAATAGACCATTCGGTACAAAAAGCATTGACAAGAGAGTTGAAAGGATCTATCACTTCTGTACCAAATGTTCGGTTTTGGGAATATTACTCTTTTTAAGGAAATACTTATGAAAAAAAAATTATCTACAACTACTCCATTATCTTTAGCTTTTTTACTACCAGTATTCGGTTTTTCTGCTAATGCAATTGAAAAATCTAAACAAACAATAATACTAGTGCATTCTGCTTTTACAGGTTCGTGGGCTATGAATACTGTAGCTAATGAGCTGAGAAAAAATGGTTTTCATGTCGTTTTACCTGATTTGCCGGCGCATGGAAATTTTAAAATGTCTCCTAAAGATGTTAGGTTTGATAATTATGTAAATGTTGTCTTGCAAGAATTAGATAAACAAAAAGGAAAAGTTATCCTTTTAGGGCATAGCTTTGCAGGTACAATTATTAGTGAAGTTGCTGAAAAAAGAACTGATAAAGTTCAGACATTGGTTTATTTAGCTGGAGCTCTATTGCCTAATGGGATTTCTTTTTTAGATAAAATAAAAAATTCTAACTCCTTATTACTAAATAACTTACAGATTGATAATGAAAATGGAAATGCTTCGATAAAAGAAGGGATGATAAATTCAGTTTATGCGCAGGAAATTCCAGAAGCTGAATTTACAGGAATTGAAGAAAAAATGGTTTCAGAACCTATTGAACCTTTATCGCATAAAATAAACGTCAGTAAGGAAAATTTTGGTAAGATACCTAAATACTATATTCAAACTTTACGTGACAATGCAATTCCGCAAAAATTACAACGTGAAATGTATACAGAAACACAAGTTAAGCAAGTTTTTACAATTACATCGGGTCATGCTCCGAATCTCACACATCCTTTAAAAGTTGTTGAAATTATTAAAACTATTGATTCCATAGAAAATCATAAAATCTCAAAGAAAAAAGAAGAAAGAATTAAAAAAGAAATTATTGAAAAGACAGATCAATGGCAAAAAGGATTTAATTTAGATGCAAAAAATAAAAAGGCTAAGTATTCATTCAGAGATTATGCACCAAATGCTATTTTACAATCTATGCCTGTAGAGTTTGGAACTGTTGAAGGTAAAGATACAATCGCAAAATATTGGCAAACTGTTCTTGATACCGGTGCTGCTGATATGAAGTATTTAGATAGGAAAATAATAGTAGTTGATGAAAATACAGCATTACTTAGTTCACCTTGGTCGATGAATAAAATAAAAGGACAAATTACTTTAGAAAAATGGGTAAAAAAAGGAAATAAATGGTTTCTTGTTGAAGATAATTTTGAAGCATTAGAGTTTTTGAAGTAAATCAGTAGGTATCTCTTAGTACTTTTGAATTTCTAATAGATGCTTTCCTTTTTTAAGAAAAAATTTGAAATTTATTTTTTATTTCTTTAATCATATTCTAAAAGACTTTTTTTTTATATAATTAAGTGATTATTTTATAAAGATATATGAAATAAAAATAGTAAAAAAGAATGAAATAAGATAAAGAAAACTTACTTTCATTCCAAATTTAAGCATAGTATTTTCAAGTTTTCTTATTTCAAGTGAGCTACTAGAATGATAATCAGATGCTAATGTGATAATTAGGACAATAATTGGTAGTGATGTAAAAACAATATGACCAGCAGCAGAGTTTTGTCCTGCAACAAATAAAAGTCCTTGATTGAATGAATTCCCAATATCCATTTGAATAGTAAGAGCTAAGACGTTACCACCAACATTTGAACCTGCAATAAATCCACTGAGCATGCCAATTAAAGGTAAAATTAATAATTTTAGAAAATTAGTTTCAATATTAGAAATTTGTTCTGTAATTACTCCAATAATTCTGAATTCTAGCATAAATCTTGCAAGTAAAATAAATAAAAATAAACTTAATAAAACATTTTTAATTTTTTTCCATTCCTGCTTATGGTCCAACTTTTTTTTATATTTTAGAAGAAAGATAATGGTTGTCATTGTTAATGCTATCCCAGGGCTTACGAAAGGATTTAATTCTATACTTTTCCATTTTATACTGCATATATCATGTAGGAATTTATTAATCGATTGAATTCTAATGAGAACAATGAATGCTAGTAAAACAAAGTAAGGATAAAGTAATTTTATAAAATTAATAAAGAATTTTTTTATTTCTTGCTTTTTTGAACTTAAATTATAGTAAATGGCAAAAAATATAAGACATGATACAATTCCTGTAAGTATTCCCGATAATTCAGTTAATTTTAGGTAATTGAAATAAATTAATAATAATGCATAAACAAAGCCATGTGTAAATGCGAGATACCATTTTTTTCTTAAGAGATGAACTCCATTCACAACATATAGACTTACACACCCAACAATAGGAAATACTAAAAAACTAATTATAGCTGATTTTAAACCAACCGCAGAAATAGAATATCCTGATAAACTTGAACTTACTACTGTTGAAATTGCTAAAGTTCCCCAAGGAATAGTATTCAGGCTTAACATAGATAGAAAAAAAGCTTTTTGAGGAATATAAAGACGGAAAAAAATAGGGATACCAATTAATAAAGATATACCAAATCCAGTAAAACTTTCTATAGCAGGTAGTATTCCTAGAAGTAATATTAAAGTTTTTTTTTCACTTGATAGAGGGAGATTTTCAATTAAAGAAGATATTTTATCTATATTTCCCATTTTTTTTAGGAGATTATTAAAGTAAAGGCCTGGTATGATAATGATAGCTATTGTGCTAGTTAGAATGACACTTGAAAAAAATGCGCTGTATAAAAGATAATCTTGAAATTTAAAAAGTGGGAATAAAATAGCAATGGCTATAGAAAAAGTGCAAGATAATAAAGCAGAAAATGTAGCTGTTCTTTTTAAAATAAAAATTGAAAAGATACATAATGCAAATGGACTTAAAGCTATTAAAAAATAGATCATTCTACTCTCCAAAGGATAGAATGACTTCTTTAGCAAAATACAAAATAGTTGTCTAGAAATAGATTTTTTTACTTAGTATGAATAAATACACCTCCAGATCCATTTTTGGAAGTAAAAAAAAGTGCAACATCATTTAAAAAATTTTCTTTTATTTTACTTTTTTTATCTTGCATATTTGCATAATTAAAAGCTCGATTTTTAGTAAATTCTCTCCAACTACTTGTTAAATCTTCAAATAATGAATTTTTATATCCAACTTGTTCAGCTATATTATGCATTTCAGAAATTGTTTTTAAATTTTGGCAACCAATTTTATCTTCAGCAAATTTTATATCAGTAAAAGAGTTACTAACATAGTCCTCATTTCTAAATTTACAATTTTCTTTCATTAATTTGTAAATATTATCATACACTAACTTTTTATTTTTTATATGTAAAACAGCTAAGTTGGAATATACTCCATCAAATAAACCTTCTTTTTCTCTAATTTTTAATAGAGCATATTTGCTTGATAAATCAGCACAATAAATTTTAATTCTACTTTCTAAGCCTAATGCATGGATAATTTTGCATGATAAATCGGCATATTTTTTATTATATTCTATTCCAATAAAATTAGAGTTAGGAAGAAGATTGGCTTGTTCAATTAAATCAGAACCAAAGCCTGAACCAGCATTTAATATTTTATAATTGCTAAATTTATTTTGCAGTCCAAGGTCAAATAGAATTTTGTGCGCAATTTCATCCCCACCATAGCGCATATATAAATTTTTTTTAATTTCTGTTACTTCTAAATAATGTTTTAGTAGTAATTCCCTAATAATCCAATAGCTACTGTATTTATTATTACTATAAAGTTTTATTTTTTTTTTTAATATCAAATCTTTTAGAATTTATTGCGATAGAAGTTTGCGGATACTTTTTATTTAACTTAATTTCTTTTATAATATTTTCTATATAAAAATATTTTTTCTTTTTCATGAGAAATACCTACAAAATAAAATAGTGATTAAATCAAAATTTATTATACAAGGTATTGAAAAAAAAGTAAAATAATATTTCCTATAAAAAGAATTAAGTTGATTACCAAAAATCCTCAAATTAGTTATTGCTGACTTCTAATGAAGTACAATCAAGACCTTCTATAGGAACTCCTGTAAAGTTAGAAATATGATATTTACTATCAAAACTCAATACTATTGACATTCTTGAGACATTTCGAATGAGCATAAACCCTCTGTCTTCGAGACTTATTGGATTTTTATTTAATATTTTATTATGAACAAATGCCTCAGGATTTGTGGAAAGTAGAGGAGATTTTCCTTGATAAAAAATAAGTAAGGAGACAAAGCTTGGATTGAAACTATTACAAGTATATTTTATCCCATATAAGTTACCTTCAGTTGGATTTGGAATGTAATGAAAAATTCTCTCACTTTTTTCAAAAGTCCATAAATTACTTGTTGATCTTGCTAGTGTAATATTTGAGACAAAAGAAAAGCCTATTAAAATTAGTGCAAATAATTTTAGAAAAGTATATTTGAATAACATTTTATCTCCTATAATATTTTAATGGAAAAATGAATGAAATTTCTTTTTACAATTTGCAATACATATGTAAAATAAAAATATTATTTTGTAAATACATTTACTTTAAAATATTCTTCTAAAAATGTAACTATTTAAAGAATTTAATATAATAAAATTAATTATTATTCTAATTTGAAGTTATCAAATCAACTTTGTAGTTGATGTATCATAGAAAATAATTTAAAAATAAAAATCCAAAAGATTATACCTTGACTTTTAAAGCAGCATTTGTAAATGAAACAAAGGATTAAATGTAGGAGGGGACTTGATACACATCTCGTTTGATAAAGGAACAATACTAATTTCGAATATTTCGCAAACTCAAGCAAATAATTACCCTTTTTTAAAATGGGATAAAAGAGTATCATCATTTCGTGCAATGGCATACCATTACCGCAATTTGATCTTATCACTAAGAAAAGATCAAATTGAGTATCTGGATGTAGCAAAAGATTTTTTGCCTCAGAATTTCTCACTACAAATTAAAATTGAACCAAGGCCGTACCAAATCCAAGCTTTAGAAGCTTGGATAAATCAGCAATCTAATGGTGTAGTAGTATTACCGACTGGTGCAGGTAAAACGGTTTTAGCAATCCTTGCTATAGCAAAAATTCAGCGCCCTACTTTAGTGCATGTTCCTACTATTGATCTTATGTCACAGTGGTATGAAGTATTGCTAAAATTCTTTGGAAATAAAATAGGATTACTAGGTGGAGGTTATAATCAGCTAGAAAATATTACTGTTGCTACTTATGATTCCGCATTGATTCACGTCCCACAAAAAGGAAATAAATTTGGCTTTTTGATTTTTGATGAATGTCATCATTTGCCTAGTGAACAAATGCAATATACCGCAACCAGTTCAATTGCTCCGTTCCGTCTCGCTTTAACAGCTACTCCTGAAAGAGCTGATGGAAAAGAAAAATTATTGTATGAATTGTGTGGTGGAATTTGTTTTCAAAAAGACATTAAAGAACTTGAAGGTAAAACTCTTGCTCCATATGAAGTTATTACGTTTGAAGTTGAAATGTCTGAAAATGAAAAAAAACTATATCAAGAAAGTAGACAAATTTATTTGGATTTTATTCGCAAAAATAATATTAATTTCCAAGTAAAAAATGGTTGGCAACAATTTATCCAACTTTCTTCTCGCAGTCCTGAAGGAAAAGAAGCTTTTTCAGCATATTTAAAGCAAAAAAAACTATCACAATCTTCAGCAAATAAATTAAATTATGTATGGGATATTATAATAAAGCATAGAACAGATAGAATTCTTATTTTCACACAGGATAATGAAACAGCTTATTTAATAGGAAAGAGTTTTTATTTGCCAGTTTTAACGCATCATACTAAAGTTAAAGAAAGAGAACAGTTTCTTAGTCTTTTTAGGCAAGGAATTTATAGTATTTTAGTGACTTCTAAAGTCTTAAATGAAGGAGTAGATGTTCCAGAGGCTAATGTAGCTATAGTAGTTTCTGGTAGTGGAACAGTAAGAGAGCATGTGCAAAGACTAGGAAGAATTTTACGTGCTAAAGAAGGAAAAAAAGCAATTCTGTATGAATTAATTTCAGCTGGAACGAGTGAATATTTTGTAAATCAACGAAGGAAAATGCATAGTGCTTACGAAAAAAGAACTCTTGAACTTTAAAAAGAGTAAAGGTCGAATTCTTCCTAAATTTATTTCATCCGATAATCCTGAACTTTTACAGCTGGCTAAAAGTGCTTTGCAAATTTTTAACAATGCAATAGGTTTGACAAGATCTGAAATAGAAGAATTAATTGAGCAGCAACTTTTTATTGATATAAATGTTGAAGAAATTTTTCTTAAAGGTCTAGTAAAACTTTTGCATGATAGATTAAATTATGCTGAAATTATAGCAAGTGATATGAATGATTTTCGCCATAAATTATTTTCCAATGCAAGTTATTTATTAAAACAAAATTCGGAAATATTATTATCAAATTATTTAAAAGATGTAGCAACTACAGTTGGAAAATCAATTGAAGAAATCCAAAAAATTTTATACTCTGATTTACCTGAAAATAGTAAAGCTATTTATTTTAAAGATATTGAGGAAAAAAAATTATTAAATCGTTATAATCTTGCTTTAGTTCAAGGCTTATTGTTTTATAGTGAATCTGTTACAATTGAAATCGAGCAACATACAAATTCTAAAGCTGATTTAAGATTTTTACTGCGGCAATTAAAGTTCTATCAATTAGTTACTTACATCAAAAAAGAAAATGCGAAGTATTATGTTGAAATAGATGGACCAATATCACTTTTTTTACAAACTCAAAAGTACGGATTTAACTTAGCAGCATTTTTTCCAAATGTTGTGCTTCTCTCAAAATGGAAATTAAGTGCACATATTACAATTTCTAAATCTATTAGAAGTCAAGGGCTTTTAGAGTTAAGTGAGAAATCACCATTAGTTTCTCATTATAAAAATTTTTCTAGCTATATACCAGAAGAATTTCAAATTTTTTCAGAGTATTTTAATAGTAAATCAGAATATTGGAAAATTGATTCAAGTAATGAAGAAATATTATTTGATGGCAGTAATTTCTATTTTCCTGATTTTAAATTTGTTAAAAATAATAAAGTAGTATTTTTAGAGTTATTTCATGCGTGGCATAAAAAAGCTTTTTTACAAAGATTAGAAAATATTGAAAAAAATAATACTAATGATTTCATTATGGGTATTGCAAAAAATTTGATAAAGGATGCTGAAATTGCTTCCAAAATTCATGAATCTAAATATTTTCAGGAAAAAGGCTTTATTTTTCGAGAAATGCCTACAGTAAATCAAGTTATAGAAATTCTTAAATTATTTTAATAAAAAAAATATTAGTTCACTTACACTTGCTAGTACATGAAATTTGTTTTAGCGATTTATCCTGTTTTAAGTAAACTAAACTTTTATTGAAAGAATTTTATGTCGCCAATTTTTATATTTAAGGTCAATTCAATTTATAAGGATTTTAATTCACTAGAAGAAAAATTAAAAAGAATTGAGCATATTTTAAATTTCATTCATAATCAGTTATTACAATTAGAAAGTAATTTTTCTTTTTATAGTTGCTTAGGTATGAATAAACTAAATATTATTAGTGAAGAAAATTATATAAATTTTAAACAAATTTATAGGAAGAGTTTTAATAGTCAAAAAATTAAAGCAATTCTTTTAGCCCCTGAATATTTTATGTCTTTAACCAGACAGAATAAAATTATTTTAAATGAAGATAAACTTCTTATAGAAAAAAAATTTCATAAACTGTCTGAAAAATACAGTAATATTTTGATATTACTTGGGACAATAGCCAGCGAGAAAAATAATACCACAAAGAACGTGAATACAGATTCCACATTGTATGATACTATGAAAAAATACAAAGAGTATGTTCAAGCAAAAAAATTAAGAGGAATTGCTAACTATAAATCTCCTTATGAATTTTATAAATCTTCTTTAATAGAAGATAATTCTATGAAATCTATGCAGCACTTTAATTATTTAGTAAACCATGAATTCAATATGTACAATATTAGAGATACAAAAAATTTTTCAGATAGAGTCAAAGATTATCAAGATAATCGAAATAATTTTAGACTAATATCAAATAAAGCATATGGTTATTTGGCTGGAAGTCGAATTGTTAAATATAGTAAAATTGCTGGTTATGATGAAGAAAGTAATTATGGTAAACAATTATTTATACCAGGTATTAAATCAGAAAAAATATATCAGAAAGGTGTTGGTTTATATTCTATTCCTGTAAATAAAGAAAAGAGCCTCACATTAGGGATTGAAATTTGTTATGATCATTTCCATGGTATTGGGCGAAAATTTTGGCAAACAAACCCTGATATTCATTTAATAATGTCCGCTTCAGTAATAAATAAAGTAGGAAATTTTAAAGTAAAGCCAAATGGCTATGTGATACATACAAGTACTTCAGATTCTGAAGATAAAATATTTCACTACAAAAATTTAAGTTTTAATATTTTAAATGAACATGATATTAAAATTTCTTATGGAAAAATAAATTATAATTTGAAATGTGGTTTAATTTATATTTAAATTATTTATTTTAAAATTAAATAAAAAATAGGAAGATTTTTTTAATAAAAAATTTTCTATATTGAATATAATTATTGATAAATTTTATGAATTAATATATTTTAAATGCCGGGATGCTATTGTGATTATAGCAATAAATTCTATGTAGAATATTATTTTTATTGATTAATTTTAAGGATTGATATGAAAAAAATAATTTATACTTTTTTGATTTTGAATCTTTTATTAGTTACGGTAAATTTATATGCAAAAAACGAATTAATTCAATGGAAACAATGTAATTCAGTCTTAAAAGGTGAACATTTTAAGACTGAATGCGGTGTTTTCAAAGCCCCTCTTGACTGGGAAAATTTGAATAATACTAGAAAAATATTTGTAGATTTTATAAAAGTAACTGAAGAAGTACAAAAAAATAAAAAGGATGCTTTATTTGTAAGTCCTGGCGGACCTGGTGGTAATAGTGTGGAATTTGCAAAAATAATTGCAGAAAAAAATCCTGATTTATTAAAAAAATATGACATTATAGGTTTGAATTCTCGAGGTTTTTCTGAATCTATGAATTTACAAGACTGTAATAAATTTATTGATTATAAACAATTATTAAATCCTATAAAAAATCAAAATGATTATTTAAATATTAAGGAATACAGTCATTCTCTTCAAAATGAGTGTCTCTTAATTAATGGAGATATCATGAATTTCTTAAGTGTTGATCAAATTACTCAGGATTATATTGGACTTCTTGAACAATTGAATTATTCTAAAATAAATTACTTTGGAGCTTCTTATTCCTCTGTAATAGCTCTTAACTTAATAAACTCATT
The Pigmentibacter ruber genome window above contains:
- a CDS encoding alpha/beta fold hydrolase; this encodes MKKKLSTTTPLSLAFLLPVFGFSANAIEKSKQTIILVHSAFTGSWAMNTVANELRKNGFHVVLPDLPAHGNFKMSPKDVRFDNYVNVVLQELDKQKGKVILLGHSFAGTIISEVAEKRTDKVQTLVYLAGALLPNGISFLDKIKNSNSLLLNNLQIDNENGNASIKEGMINSVYAQEIPEAEFTGIEEKMVSEPIEPLSHKINVSKENFGKIPKYYIQTLRDNAIPQKLQREMYTETQVKQVFTITSGHAPNLTHPLKVVEIIKTIDSIENHKISKKKEERIKKEIIEKTDQWQKGFNLDAKNKKAKYSFRDYAPNAILQSMPVEFGTVEGKDTIAKYWQTVLDTGAADMKYLDRKIIVVDENTALLSSPWSMNKIKGQITLEKWVKKGNKWFLVEDNFEALEFLK
- a CDS encoding L-lactate permease — protein: MIYFLIALSPFALCIFSIFILKRTATFSALLSCTFSIAIAILFPLFKFQDYLLYSAFFSSVILTSTIAIIIIPGLYFNNLLKKMGNIDKISSLIENLPLSSEKKTLILLLGILPAIESFTGFGISLLIGIPIFFRLYIPQKAFFLSMLSLNTIPWGTLAISTVVSSSLSGYSISAVGLKSAIISFLVFPIVGCVSLYVVNGVHLLRKKWYLAFTHGFVYALLLIYFNYLKLTELSGILTGIVSCLIFFAIYYNLSSKKQEIKKFFINFIKLLYPYFVLLAFIVLIRIQSINKFLHDICSIKWKSIELNPFVSPGIALTMTTIIFLLKYKKKLDHKQEWKKIKNVLLSLFLFILLARFMLEFRIIGVITEQISNIETNFLKLLILPLIGMLSGFIAGSNVGGNVLALTIQMDIGNSFNQGLLFVAGQNSAAGHIVFTSLPIIVLIITLASDYHSSSSLEIRKLENTMLKFGMKVSFLYLISFFFTIFISYIFIK
- a CDS encoding methyltransferase domain-containing protein → MRYGGDEIAHKILFDLGLQNKFSNYKILNAGSGFGSDLIEQANLLPNSNFIGIEYNKKYADLSCKIIHALGLESRIKIYCADLSSKYALLKIREKEGLFDGVYSNLAVLHIKNKKLVYDNIYKLMKENCKFRNEDYVSNSFTDIKFAEDKIGCQNLKTISEMHNIAEQVGYKNSLFEDLTSSWREFTKNRAFNYANMQDKKSKIKENFLNDVALFFTSKNGSGGVFIHTK
- a CDS encoding DEAD/DEAH box helicase produces the protein MIHISFDKGTILISNISQTQANNYPFLKWDKRVSSFRAMAYHYRNLILSLRKDQIEYLDVAKDFLPQNFSLQIKIEPRPYQIQALEAWINQQSNGVVVLPTGAGKTVLAILAIAKIQRPTLVHVPTIDLMSQWYEVLLKFFGNKIGLLGGGYNQLENITVATYDSALIHVPQKGNKFGFLIFDECHHLPSEQMQYTATSSIAPFRLALTATPERADGKEKLLYELCGGICFQKDIKELEGKTLAPYEVITFEVEMSENEKKLYQESRQIYLDFIRKNNINFQVKNGWQQFIQLSSRSPEGKEAFSAYLKQKKLSQSSANKLNYVWDIIIKHRTDRILIFTQDNETAYLIGKSFYLPVLTHHTKVKEREQFLSLFRQGIYSILVTSKVLNEGVDVPEANVAIVVSGSGTVREHVQRLGRILRAKEGKKAILYELISAGTSEYFVNQRRKMHSAYEKRTLEL
- a CDS encoding DUF790 family protein; amino-acid sequence: MLTKKELLNFKKSKGRILPKFISSDNPELLQLAKSALQIFNNAIGLTRSEIEELIEQQLFIDINVEEIFLKGLVKLLHDRLNYAEIIASDMNDFRHKLFSNASYLLKQNSEILLSNYLKDVATTVGKSIEEIQKILYSDLPENSKAIYFKDIEEKKLLNRYNLALVQGLLFYSESVTIEIEQHTNSKADLRFLLRQLKFYQLVTYIKKENAKYYVEIDGPISLFLQTQKYGFNLAAFFPNVVLLSKWKLSAHITISKSIRSQGLLELSEKSPLVSHYKNFSSYIPEEFQIFSEYFNSKSEYWKIDSSNEEILFDGSNFYFPDFKFVKNNKVVFLELFHAWHKKAFLQRLENIEKNNTNDFIMGIAKNLIKDAEIASKIHESKYFQEKGFIFREMPTVNQVIEILKLF